From the genome of Argentina anserina chromosome 4, drPotAnse1.1, whole genome shotgun sequence, one region includes:
- the LOC126790295 gene encoding acetate--CoA ligase CCL3, with product MVAERDIDDLPKNEANYTALTPLWFLERAAVVHPTRKSVIHGSLHYTWLQTYQRCRRMASALKNHSVGLGCTVSIIAPNVPALYEAHFGVPMAGAVLNTVNVRLNASTIAFLLGHSSSVVVMADQEFFPLVEEALKIWAEKSKGQYKPPLLVVMGDESLDPKGLKYALGRGAIEYEKFLETGDPEYAWQPPKDEWQSIALGYTSGTTASPKGVVLHHRGAYLMSLSGGLVWGMNEGAVYLWTLPMFHCNGWCYTWVLAALCGTNICLRQVSAKAVYSAIHKYAVTHFCAAPVVLNTIVNAPQEETILPLPHIVQVMTAGAAPPPSVLFAMSQRGFKVTHTYGLSETYGPSTVCAWKPEWDSLPPENQARINARQGVRYIGMERADVLNPRTMEPVPADGKTVGEIMMRGNLVMKGYLKNPKANEETFANGWFHSGDLAVKHPDSYIEIKDRSKDIIISGGENISSVEVENTLYQHPAILEVSVVARPDEKWGESPCAFVTLKTGVNKSDEQRVAEDIMKFCREKMPAYWVPRSVVFGPLPKTATGKIQKHLLRAKAKELEPVMKLSKL from the exons ATGGTGGCGGAGCGAGACATAGATGATCTGCCGAAGAACGAGGCCAACTACACGGCATTAACGCCGCTGTGGTTTCTGGAGAGAGCAGCTGTGGTACACCCCACCAGGAAATCTGTGATACATGGATCTCTTCACTACACGTGGCTCCAGACTTACCAACGCTGCCGCCGTATGGCCTCCGCTCTCAAAAACCACTCCGTCGGCTTGGGTTGCACG GTATCAATAATTGCACCAAATGTTCCAGCCCTATATGAAGCTCATTTTGGAGTTCCCATGGCAGGAGCTGTGTTAAACACTGTCAATGTCCGTCTAAATGCATCAACAATTGCTTTCTTGCTTGGTCATTCATCATCTGTAGTTGTCATGGCGGATCAAGAATTTTTCCCCTTAGTTGAGGAGGCTTTGAAGATTTGGGCAGAGAAAAGCAAAGGCCAATACAAGCCCCCACTCTTAGTTGTCATGGGTGATGAAAGCTTGGATCCTAAGGGACTCAAATATGCTCTGGGAAGAGGTGCCATTGAATATGAGAAATTCTTGGAAACTGGTGACCCTGAGTATGCTTGGCAACCACCAAAGGATGAGTGGCAAAGTATTGCTTTGGGTTATACATCTGGAACAACAGCGAGCCCTAAGGGGGTGGTTTTGCACCACCGCGGGGCTTATTTGATGTCGTTAAGTGGTGGTCTTGTCTGGGGGATGAATGAAGGAGCTGTATATCTGTGGACTTTACCCATGTTCCATTGCAATGGTTGGTGTTACACTTGGGTACTTGCAGCTCTTTGTGGGACAAACATATGCCTTAGACAG GTTTCAGCCAAGGCAGTTTATTCAGCGATTCACAAGTATGCCGTGACTCACTTTTGTGCTGCGCCTGTGGTGCTCAACACCATTGTCAATGCTCCACAAGAAGAGACTATTCTTCCTCTCCCTCATATTGTGCAAGTAATGACAGCTGGTGCTGCGCCTCCACCTTCTGTTCTGTTTGCAATGTCCCAAAGGGGGTTTAAAGTCACCCACACTTATGGTCTGTCCGAAACGTATGGCCCCTCCACAGTATGTGCATGGAAGCCTGAGTGGGACTCCCTGCCCCCTGAAAACCAAGCCCGAATAAATGCACGTCAAGGTGTTCGTTACATTGGTATGGAGAGAGCCGATGTTCTGAACCCTCGCACTATGGAACCGGTTCCTGCAGATGGAAAAACCGTAGGAGAGATAATGATGCGGGGAAATCTTGTTATGAAGGGCTACTTAAAAAATCCGAAAGCAAATGAGGAAACTTTTGCTAATGGATGGTTTCATTCTGGTGATCTTGCCGTGAAACATCCAGATTCTTACATAGAAATTAAAGACAGATCAAAGGACATTATCATATCTGGAGGTGAGAATATCAGTAGTGTGGAGGTAGAGAATACTCTTTATCAGCACCCAGCCATATTGGAGGTATCAGTGGTTGCAAGGCCAGATGAGAAGTGGGGAGAGTCTCCTTGTGCTTTCGTGACATTGAAGACGGGCGTGAATAAGTCCGATGAACAGCGTGTGGCAGAAGATATAATGAAGTTCTGTCGGGAAAAGATGCCGGCTTATTGGGTTCCCAGATCTGTGGTGTTTGGACCATTACCAAAGACAGCTACTGGGAAGATACAAAAGCATTTGCTGAGGGCAAAGGCCAAAGAGTTGGAACCTGTCATGAAGTTGAGCAAGTTATAA
- the LOC126791073 gene encoding chitinase-like protein 2, which translates to MQAKWILVLFSIILVVQNVNGEDESLSSSVKPLVKIVKGKKLCSKGWECKGWSAYCCNQTISDYFQSYQFENLFAKRNSPVAHAVDFWDYHSFITAAAEYQPHGFGTTGGKLQGMKEVAAFFGHVGSKTSCGYGVATGGPLAWGLCYNKEMSPNQLYCDDYFKYTYPCAPGASYHGRGALPLYWNYNYGETGEALKVDLLNHPEYIEQNATLAFQAAIWRWMTPVKKNVPSAHDVFVGKWKPTKNDTLAKRVPGFGTTMNVLYGEQACGQGDVDSMNNIVSHYLYYLDLIGVGREEAGPHDVLSCAEQEAFERSSTSSSS; encoded by the exons ATGCAGGCCAAGTGGATTCTTGTGCTTTTCTCAATCATCCTCGTAGTGCAAAATGTAAACGGTGAAGACGAGTCACTATCATCGTCTGTCAAGCCATTGGTGAAGATAGTAAAGGGCAAGAAGCTGTGTAGCAAGGGTTGGGAGTGTAAGGGATGGTCCGCTTATTGTTGTAACCAGACCATTTCGGACTATTTTCAGTCTTACCAATTTGAGAACCTTTTCGCCAAGCGCAACTCGCCTGTGGCGCATGCAGTGGATTTCTGGGACTATCATTCTTTCATTACTGCTGCGGCTGAGTACCAGCCTCATGGCTTTGGTACCACTGGAGGCAAGCTCCAGGGGATGAAAGAAGTTGCAGCTTTTTTTGGCCATGTTGGCAGCAAAACTTCAT GTGGATATGGGGTAGCTACAGGAGGACCATTGGCTTGGGGTCTTTGCTACAACAAGGAGATGAGTCCTAACCAATTATACTGTGATGACTATTTCAAATACACTTATCCTTGTGCTCCTGGAGCTTCATACCACGGCCGTGGTGCCTTGCCACTCTACtg GAACTACAACTATGGAGAAACAGGAGAAGCCCTGAAGGTGGACTTGTTGAATCATCCAGAGTACATAGAACAGAATGCTACTCTGGCCTTTCAGGCTGCAATTTGGAGGTGGATGACTCCAGTGAAGAAGAACGTGCCTTCGGCCCATGATGTATTTGTTGGGAAGTGGAAACCTACCAAGAACGACACATTGGCCAAAAGGGTTCCTGGATTTGGCACAACAATGAATGTTCTCTATGGGGAGCAAGCTTGTGGTCAAGGTGATGTTGACTCCATGAACAACATTGTCTCGCATTACCTGTATTACCTTGATCTTATTGGTGTTGGCCGCGAAGAGGCAGGTCCACATGACGTGCTCAGCTGCGCTGAGCAAGAAGCTTTCGAGCGTTCCTCtacttcttcgtcttcttaa
- the LOC126791620 gene encoding protein trichome birefringence-like 43, which translates to MNTVLVLLFVLSAYQLRKTAACDVSNGSWVYDDSYPLYNASSCPFILEAFDCVGNGRPDKDYLKYRWQPSDCNLPTFNGTDLIMRYKGKSIMFVGDSLSSNQWQSLACMVYTSTSPRPNYTLFRQGELSTFAFPEHNVRLLFSRNPLIVDVIGTKAGRVLKLDSISLENQKLWSVTDVVIFDTWHWWLHVGRKQPWDVIQVGNQTYEDMDRLVAYEKALNTWATWVDSNVDPAKTKVFFQGVSPDHDNASDWTLNPDSQAMNCTAETEPLQASSQYPRAHQAEQVAEKVLRSMSKPASLLNVTTLSQLRKDGHPSVYGLGGKRGLDCTHWCLSGVPDTWNVLLYAALTES; encoded by the coding sequence ATGAATACAGTACTTGTCTTGCTTTTTGTTCTTTCGGCGTACCAACTGCGTAAGACCGCCGCTTGCGATGTTTCGAATGGGAGCTGGGTTTATGACGACTCATATCCTCTCTATAACGCCTCCAGCTGCCCCTTCATATTGGAAGCCTTTGATTGTGTAGGCAATGGCCGCCCGGACAAAGACTATCTCAAGTACAGATGGCAACCCTCTGACTGCAACTTACCGACATTCAACGGCACTGATCTTATAATGAGGTACAAAGGGAAGAGCATCATGTTTGTTGGAGACTCGCTGAGTTCGAATCAATGGCAGTCACTAGCTTGCATGGTGTACACATCTACTAGTCCACGGCCCAACTATACTTTGTTCAGGCAAGGGGAGCTCTCTACATTCGCGTTTCCGGAGCACAATGTCCGGCTTTTGTTCTCCCGGAATCCGCTTATTGTGGACGTTATTGGCACCAAGGCGGGGCGAGTCCTCAAACTTGACTCCATCTCGCTCGAAAATCAGAAGCTGTGGAGTGTAACCGACGTAGTTATCTTCGACACATGGCATTGGTGGCTTCACGTCGGGAGGAAGCAGCCGTGGGATGTAATTCAGGTCGGGAACCAAACCTACGAGGACATGGATAGGTTGGTGGCATATGAGAAGGCCTTGAACACTTGGGCAACCTGGGTGGACTCGAACGTTGACCCTGCAAAAACCAAGGTTTTTTTCCAAGGCGTCTCCCCCGATCACGACAATGCATCAGACTGGACGCTAAACCCTGATTCTCAAGCGATGAACTGCACTGCAGAAACTGAACCACTCCAAGCAAGTTCCCAATACCCCAGGGCACATCAAGCGGAGCAAGTAGCGGAGAAAGTACTACGTAGCATGTCGAAGCCGGCCAGTTTACTAAATGTCACAACTCTTTCACAGCTAAGAAAAGATGGGCATCCCTCTGTGTATGGCCTTGGTGGGAAGAGAGGCTTAGACTGCACGCATTGGTGCTTATCTGGAGTTCCTGATACTTGGAATGTGCTTCTCTATGCAGCTCTTACTGAAAGTTAA